Genomic DNA from Candidatus Sphingomonas phytovorans:
AACCCGATCACCGGCACGGCGAATGCCGACGCGCCCGCGACCGCCAATCTCGGCACGCTGATCCCGGCCAAGGACCTCGGCAGCGCAACGATCGAACCTGGCCGCGTTCCCGCGCGGTGCGAAGGGCGCGGCCTGCTGATGATCGGCACGCCGCCCGATCTCGGCAATTATGTGCTGCCCGGCAACAACTACCATGTCTATGATTACAGCCTGTTCTGGGCGAATGTCCGCGCCGATGCCGCCCGGCGCCTCGCGGCGTTCAGGGGCGTCAAATGATCACCACCGACCGCGCCGTCTTCCGCGATGCCCTGCCCGGCGGCGGCCGGCTGATCGGGCTCGACGTCGGCACCAAGACGATCGGGACGGCGCTGTGCGACGCGGGGTGGAGCTTCGCCAGCCCGGCCCTGCTGATCCGCCGCACCAGGTTCCAGAAGGACAAGGCAGCGCTCGCGACGCTGATCGCCGAGCAGCACGTGAAGGGCATCGTCATCGGCCTGCCGCTCAACCTGACCGACGGCAGCGAGAGCCCGCGCAGCCAGTCGAGCCGCGCCTTCGCCCGCAACATGGAGGATCTCGGCCTGCCGATCTTCCTCCAGGACGAACGCTGGTCGACCCAGGCCGTGACGCGCACGCTCATCGAGCAGGACGTAAGCCGCGCCAAGCGCGCCGAACGGGTCGACAAGATGGCCGCCGCCTACATCCTCCAGGGGGCGATCGATGCACTGGTGAGCGGTTAGTGGTCGAAATCTGACCCCTGTGACACCGGTCTTGGCAAAGGCCCAAGCGGGGATAGATGGGTGGATAGGCGACAGTCTCTTTTCCGGCGGCGCTTACGACTTAGCTGTCATCCACTCTCGCGACCCGCAACTGGGTCGCGCGGATCATTGGCTTACCTGTCGCTCCATTCGGAATGACCTCGCCTGATAGGAATACGACCCGCTGCACAAAACCAAGGTCACTCGCAGGTGTTGAATGCACGATGCGATCGTAGGCTTGATCCACGGCATCACCAGCAGTCGCAAAGCCGACGGCGGGACAGTTCCGCCCTCGTACAGAAGCCCCACACTCGATGCACTTGTTACCTGCATAGGCAACGAGGACCGCGGTACCCTCCACCTTATCGCCCACAGATACAGACCAGCAGCGATCCGCTGTTATGTGAACCGGTTTCGAAGCACATGATGCAACCGCGAGGGCACTCATCAGCAAAAAGTGTAGTGACCGCATTTAGACAACGTCACAGAATCGTTGAATGGCCGCAACTGGGGCGACAACGGCCTACCGGTGTTGGCGACCGGTTCCGGGGCCGACGAACCGCGTGAGGCGGGCGTACCGTCAACGCGCCTACTGGATCATCAAGCCGCGATGTTCAGCAATCCGAGATGCTCTAACAAGATTCCCGATCCAATACCGATAAGGACGATGCCGCCGACAATCTCAGCCCATTTGCCGAACCGCAATCCGACTACACTGCCGATCAGCATCCCAACGGTGGTGAACAAAAACGTCGTCAGGCCAATGCTCGCCGCGATTACCCAGATGTTCACACCGATGAACGCCAGACCAACACCGATTGCGGCAGCGTCCAGGCTCGTGCCGATGGCTGTGGCGATTAGCGCCCACGCACCAGATCTTGACAAAGCCGGAGCTTCCTCCTCGCGACGCCAAGCCGCGTCGATTATCATTTTACCGCCGACAATGCCGAGAAGGCTAAAGGCGATCCAGTGATCGACCTGCTGAACGAAACTGGCTGCGACCAGGCCGAGGGACCAACCAATGATGGGTGTTAGCGCTTCGATCACACCGAATACAGCACCGGCGCGCACGGCCTTGATGAATGAAGGTCGATTGGAGGCACCGCGGCCCACCGCCGCTGCCAGTGCGTCGGTTGACATGCTCATCGACAAAAGAGCAATTGCACCAGGGGTCATTACCTTCTCCGCCGGACAACGAGACGCGCATCCAACCCGGCCGGCCCGGGGAAGGATTGCGCTGGTCTCGCTAGGCGATGAAATTCGCTGATCGCACCACGCCCGAACAACGAGCGATTATGTTGACGCGATCCCGGCAAAGATACCGGAAGCTACTCCCCAACAGGTTCGATTTGGTTACATGTTGCTGCGACGCAGCGCAACACGAAATTCGAAGCGAAAATGTTTCTCGGCAGCGCTGCACGGGCCGCGCTATCAGGATTCTGTCCGTCCACACGCACGACCCCAATGATGAATTGAGCGGGCTCGGCGAACGTGCTCGCCACGCACCATGGCCACTCAACAACCAGTAAACGACGCGGAAAACGGGTTGCGGTTCGGCGGGCCTCCGCCATACTGACAAACATGTCAGCAAATCAGCCCACGACCGACGGAAAGCATGAATGGCGACGCGGCTGGCCGATCGTCGCCGGTTCGGCCGCGCTGTTCGCCACCGGGCCCGGACTCTACCAGAACCTGTCGAGCCTGTTCGTGCCCGGCATGCAGGCGAGCTTCGGCTGGTCGCGCGGAGACATCTCCACCGCGGCGGGAATCGGACTGCTCGGGGCATTGTCGGCCCCGTTCATCGGGCGACTGGTCGATCGCATCGGGGCGGTCCCGGTGCTGATCGGGTCGGCCCTCGTCCTCGGCGGCGCTCATGCTTGGCTCGCGGGGATGACCGGCGCCCTGTGGCAATTCCAGATCGGCGTCGCGCTGCTCGCCCTCTCGGCGCCGGGGATCAGCGCCCTGGTGTTCGGCAAATTGATCGCGCGCCGGTTCGACCGGCATCGCGGCTTCGCCCTGGGCGTCGCCACCGCTGGCCTGTCGGTCTCGACCTTGCTGCTGCCACCGCTGATCGCCTGGGTGATCGCGGTATCGACTTGGCGCTCCGGCTATCTGTTGCTGGCCGGTGCGGCGATCCTGGCCGGCTTGCCGCTCGCGCTGCTGGCGATACGCGCGACCCGGCTTGAGCCGATCAGCGTCACCGGCGTGCCCGTACCGGACCATCCCGGCCTGACCGGCCGCGCCGCCCGCCGCACCGGGATTTTCTGGCGACTGGCGCTCTCGATCGCGCTGGTCAACATGGCGACGATCGGCTTTGTCACCCAGCTCGTCCCCTTCGGGATGGATCGCGCCCTGGGCGTCGGTGGTGCTGCCATGCTCGTCTCGGCCTATGCGCTGTCGCAAGTGGTCGGACGGCTCGGCATGGGCGCATTGGTCGATATCTTCCCTGCGAACCGGTTGGCGGCACTCGTCAGCCTCGTTTCCGCGGCCGGCTTCGCGGTGCTTTTCACTGACAGCCCCGGCCTCGCGATCGCCCTCGTTGCCGTATTCTTCGCCGGCCTGATGAACGGCGCCGAGCAGGACCTGCTGCCCTATCTCGTCTCCCGCCTGTTTGGCCTTCGCGCTTATGGCGAGATCTTCGGCAGCCTGTTCATGCTGTCGCTGTTCGGTTCGGCCATCGGAATCGTCGGGTTCGGCCGCCTGCACGATTCAACGGGCGGATATGATGTCGCTCTCCTCATCGCGGGCATCGCGATGGTCGTGGCCGCCGCCCTGCTGGCATCGCTGCGCGCGACGGCGGAAAAGCAGGACAACATCGAACCGCTCATATCACAGGCGTTCGTGCCCGGCGGACACTGATCCGATCCTTCAGTAGATACAGCCCTGCCCCCGGGCCCGGCGAAACCGCCGGTTTGAACGTTGTTATGCTGGCGACTGAGCCTTTCCGGCGTATCATGTCCGTGGTTGTCGGGGGGCTCCATCATGCAGTCGATCCTTATCAGCACGTCACGCAGATCACTCGTTGCGGCCTTGTCGCTGGCCCTGCTGGGCGGCTGCGCCGCCAGCGGGGTCGATCGCCCGGCCAACGCCTCTTCGGCCGCCAAGTGCGATATCCAGTCGATCGAGTCCCGCCCCGGCCGAATCTGGTGGAAGGAACAGCGCTGGCGCTACGCCACCGATGCCGAGGCGACCGCCGCTTACCAGGCGATCACGACCGGCAACGATCCCTGGCCCAACTGGTTCACCCCCCATGAGCAGGATCTGGCGGTTGGCGTCCGCTTCCAGATGGCGGTGAGCAAGGGCCAGCCGGAAACCAGCCCCGGCGGGTTCGGAACGTTCGACGATGTCGCCAGCGTCCGCGACGTCCGCCGCTATCTCGCGGTCCGCTATGCCTGGAAACCGGAGGTCGACCGCGTCGTCACCTATGAGGTCATCAAGCCGCTCCCGGTGAAGATCGGGCCGATCGGCCCGCAGACCGACCCGCATGGCTGCGCCTGGTTGCCCGGCCGCTGGTCGCAATTGCAGATGCAGGTGCCGCCCGCGACCCGGATCGACTATCTCAAGGTGATCGGGGTGCGATCGATCAAATAGCATCTCCGGACTTGCGCGGATCCTCGCCGAAGCGATTCGGCCCCTTGGTGCCATCCAGCACAAGCTGGATCACCAATAACCCGAGCGACGCGAGATACAGCATGTTGTTGATCACCAGCATGCCGAACAGGCTCAGATCGGGCTCTCCCGTGCCATTCCCGAAACTCGCAAAGACGCGC
This window encodes:
- a CDS encoding MFS transporter; the encoded protein is MSANQPTTDGKHEWRRGWPIVAGSAALFATGPGLYQNLSSLFVPGMQASFGWSRGDISTAAGIGLLGALSAPFIGRLVDRIGAVPVLIGSALVLGGAHAWLAGMTGALWQFQIGVALLALSAPGISALVFGKLIARRFDRHRGFALGVATAGLSVSTLLLPPLIAWVIAVSTWRSGYLLLAGAAILAGLPLALLAIRATRLEPISVTGVPVPDHPGLTGRAARRTGIFWRLALSIALVNMATIGFVTQLVPFGMDRALGVGGAAMLVSAYALSQVVGRLGMGALVDIFPANRLAALVSLVSAAGFAVLFTDSPGLAIALVAVFFAGLMNGAEQDLLPYLVSRLFGLRAYGEIFGSLFMLSLFGSAIGIVGFGRLHDSTGGYDVALLIAGIAMVVAAALLASLRATAEKQDNIEPLISQAFVPGGH
- the ruvX gene encoding Holliday junction resolvase RuvX, with protein sequence MITTDRAVFRDALPGGGRLIGLDVGTKTIGTALCDAGWSFASPALLIRRTRFQKDKAALATLIAEQHVKGIVIGLPLNLTDGSESPRSQSSRAFARNMEDLGLPIFLQDERWSTQAVTRTLIEQDVSRAKRAERVDKMAAAYILQGAIDALVSG
- a CDS encoding manganese efflux pump MntP family protein, which produces MTPGAIALLSMSMSTDALAAAVGRGASNRPSFIKAVRAGAVFGVIEALTPIIGWSLGLVAASFVQQVDHWIAFSLLGIVGGKMIIDAAWRREEEAPALSRSGAWALIATAIGTSLDAAAIGVGLAFIGVNIWVIAASIGLTTFLFTTVGMLIGSVVGLRFGKWAEIVGGIVLIGIGSGILLEHLGLLNIAA